Proteins from a single region of Flavobacterium sp. YJ01:
- a CDS encoding DUF6526 family protein has protein sequence MKIQTYYNHIRFYKPHHFVYYPVLILFLIASIYFAITTEDHLIWAFISVVFIFLFALAFMLRQHYALTLQNRIVRLEMRYRYFTLTGKRFEEFEYKLTDDQIFALRFAPDNELIPLLEDVLKNNLTGDAIKKAIVHWKADYHRV, from the coding sequence ATGAAAATTCAGACCTATTATAATCATATTCGGTTTTATAAACCACATCATTTCGTTTATTATCCTGTATTAATTTTGTTTCTAATTGCGAGTATTTATTTTGCGATTACAACAGAAGACCACTTAATTTGGGCTTTTATAAGCGTCGTTTTTATATTTCTATTTGCCTTGGCATTTATGCTTCGTCAGCATTATGCGCTTACTTTGCAAAACAGAATTGTACGTCTAGAAATGCGTTACCGCTATTTTACACTAACCGGAAAACGCTTCGAAGAATTTGAATACAAACTAACAGACGACCAAATATTTGCATTGCGTTTTGCACCAGACAACGAATTGATTCCGCTTCTAGAAGATGTTTTAAAAAATAATTTAACTGGCGATGCGATCAAAAAAGCAATCGTACACTGGAAAGCTGATTATCACAGAGTTTAA
- a CDS encoding DNA-deoxyinosine glycosylase, translating into MKSFSFAPISSPTSKILILGTMPGTKSLELNQYYGHNQNNFWKFMFKILNEEFSENYEERKNLLIKNDVALWDVLQFCDRIGSLDSAIKNEIANDFENFLELHPQINTIFFNGQKAASFFRKYVHLNKDYQTFTLPSTSPANASKSFQSKLDQWKHIETHL; encoded by the coding sequence ATGAAAAGTTTCTCCTTTGCTCCAATAAGTTCACCAACTTCCAAAATATTAATTTTAGGCACAATGCCAGGAACAAAATCCTTAGAACTAAATCAGTATTATGGTCATAACCAGAATAATTTCTGGAAATTTATGTTTAAAATATTAAATGAAGAATTCTCAGAAAATTACGAAGAAAGAAAAAACCTGTTAATTAAAAATGATGTCGCACTGTGGGATGTCTTACAATTTTGTGATCGAATTGGAAGCCTAGACAGTGCCATAAAAAACGAAATCGCAAATGATTTTGAAAATTTTTTAGAACTTCATCCCCAAATAAACACCATTTTCTTTAACGGACAGAAAGCTGCTTCCTTTTTTAGGAAATACGTTCATTTAAATAAAGATTATCAAACCTTTACATTGCCTTCTACAAGTCCTGCCAACGCCAGCAAGTCTTTTCAGAGTAAATTAGACCAATGGAAACATATTGAAACACATTTATAA
- a CDS encoding AraC family transcriptional regulator encodes MKIVTINTEKTQNIFDELHTNFGGKVTFDLDEYTLEVENSFAEGSIIGASFNDAISYVQFDMTFSTDVRLDILNVKSSPIYFAYCSKGNLSHSFGLNGEERKLKTFQTAIVTSKENQDNVLFFEKGKKTKLTLIIVGTQSDTKQQAQSLNQKVRDTFFENNLVQDFFYIGSYNLQIAEKIEQLNSITQTGIVRNLLKEGIMRIILAMEIQQHSDDLHAFANESNGLTLREMEEIKELSEFIKSTPEEAFSIKSLSKKSGLSPNKLQEGFKMIHNRTVNDYITHMRVLKAEVLIRTSDLNISEIVYCIGFTSRSYFSKIFKQKYNCSPKEYKFNLNSLAITA; translated from the coding sequence ATGAAAATAGTTACTATAAATACAGAGAAAACTCAGAATATTTTTGATGAACTTCATACTAATTTTGGAGGAAAAGTGACTTTTGACTTAGACGAATATACGTTGGAAGTTGAAAATAGTTTTGCAGAAGGTTCCATAATCGGAGCTTCTTTTAACGACGCTATTTCTTATGTTCAATTTGATATGACATTTTCTACAGATGTAAGATTAGATATTTTGAATGTGAAATCATCTCCTATTTATTTTGCTTATTGTTCTAAAGGAAATCTTTCGCATAGTTTCGGATTAAATGGGGAAGAGCGAAAACTAAAAACCTTTCAGACCGCTATCGTAACTTCTAAAGAAAATCAGGATAATGTTTTATTTTTTGAAAAAGGAAAAAAGACAAAATTGACGCTGATAATTGTTGGAACACAAAGTGATACAAAACAACAAGCGCAATCTTTAAATCAAAAGGTAAGAGATACATTTTTTGAAAACAATTTGGTTCAAGATTTCTTTTACATCGGTTCTTATAATTTACAAATTGCCGAAAAAATCGAGCAGCTTAATTCGATTACGCAAACCGGAATTGTTAGAAATCTTTTGAAAGAAGGAATTATGAGAATTATTCTGGCAATGGAAATTCAGCAGCATTCTGACGATTTACATGCTTTTGCAAACGAATCAAACGGTTTGACTTTGAGAGAAATGGAAGAAATAAAAGAACTTTCGGAGTTTATAAAATCAACTCCAGAAGAAGCTTTCTCTATTAAATCTCTGAGTAAAAAATCTGGATTGTCTCCAAACAAACTTCAAGAAGGTTTTAAAATGATCCATAATCGCACAGTAAACGATTACATCACTCATATGCGCGTATTAAAAGCAGAAGTTTTAATTAGAACTTCCGATCTAAATATTTCAGAAATTGTGTATTGTATTGGTTTTACAAGCAGAAGCTATTTCTCTAAAATATTCAAACAGAAATACAATTGCAGTCCGAAAGAATATAAATTTAATTTGAACTCTTTGGCTATTACAGCTTAG
- a CDS encoding helix-turn-helix domain-containing GNAT family N-acetyltransferase — MEFFNKVGKVALGSRLRLMTASFTDDASKIYELYGVEFNPKWFPVFYTIAEDREITITEIANEIGHSQPSVSKIIQEMIGAGILEEGVKTEDKRKNNVVLTKKGIEISEKIKQQLLDIDVAVEGLISEAKHNLWAAVEEWEFLLQQKSLFKRVSDQKKLRESKNVEIVTYDSKYKKAFKDLNVEWISTYFEMEESDYKALNNPEEYIINKGGEILVALYENEPVGVCALIKSNVADYDFEMAKMAVSPKAQGKSIGWLLGKAIAEKAKELGAKKIYLESNTILKPAINLYYKLGFEKVFGLETPYKRCNIQMELVFS; from the coding sequence ATGGAATTTTTTAATAAAGTTGGAAAAGTGGCTTTAGGAAGTCGTTTACGTTTAATGACAGCATCTTTTACAGACGATGCTTCTAAAATTTACGAATTATACGGAGTCGAGTTTAATCCTAAATGGTTTCCTGTGTTTTATACAATTGCAGAAGATAGAGAAATCACAATTACCGAAATTGCTAATGAAATCGGACATTCGCAACCTTCTGTAAGTAAAATTATTCAGGAAATGATTGGAGCTGGAATACTTGAAGAAGGCGTAAAAACGGAAGACAAACGTAAAAATAATGTTGTTTTAACAAAGAAAGGAATTGAGATTTCAGAGAAAATCAAACAGCAATTATTAGATATTGACGTTGCTGTTGAAGGTTTAATTTCTGAAGCAAAACATAATCTTTGGGCCGCTGTCGAAGAATGGGAATTTTTATTGCAGCAGAAATCACTTTTTAAAAGAGTTAGCGATCAGAAAAAACTTCGCGAAAGCAAAAATGTAGAAATTGTTACATACGATTCTAAATACAAAAAAGCATTTAAAGATTTAAATGTAGAATGGATTTCGACTTATTTTGAAATGGAAGAATCTGATTATAAAGCACTAAATAATCCGGAAGAATATATTATTAATAAAGGTGGCGAAATTTTGGTTGCTTTATATGAAAATGAACCAGTAGGTGTTTGCGCATTAATAAAATCAAATGTAGCCGATTATGATTTTGAAATGGCAAAAATGGCAGTTTCGCCAAAAGCTCAAGGTAAAAGCATTGGTTGGCTTCTAGGAAAAGCAATTGCTGAAAAAGCTAAGGAATTGGGCGCCAAAAAAATCTATCTAGAAAGCAACACGATTTTAAAGCCTGCCATAAACTTGTATTATAAACTCGGTTTCGAGAAGGTTTTCGGTTTAGAAACACCTTATAAAAGATGTAATATTCAGATGGAGTTGGTTTTTTCTTAG
- a CDS encoding FAD-dependent oxidoreductase, giving the protein MKLSSTETYWPLKNAMKHSYPSIASDITTDVLIIGGGITGALMAYKLVNEGKKIVLVDRRDVCGGSTSGSTALLQYEIDVPLHQLIKLRGTKCAIESYQNGKKAIFDLRNIIDAVGCDCGFEFKKSIYFTTLKKDVPFLKNEFKSRKQHGFEVSWLSRSELQKMGLNAIAGIESKTAAVMDPFKLANELLFYCHEKGMQIYDRTNITGIQHQKGRIIATCENKHTIKADHIIHCTGYESTETLQEKVVDLKSTYVITSESQPDLPEHFKHAIFWDTASPYHYIRTTEDNRIIMGGGDEDFKDANKRDKLLPKKEKYLLRQFLKRFPDLEFKIDYSWAGTFGETKDGLPYFGKPNSRRNEHYFLGFGGNGITFSVMAMNSILDSLHNKKNTDLEYYRFGR; this is encoded by the coding sequence ATGAAACTGAGCTCTACCGAAACTTATTGGCCATTAAAAAATGCCATGAAACACAGTTATCCTTCTATAGCTTCTGATATCACAACCGATGTTTTAATTATTGGCGGTGGTATTACAGGAGCTTTAATGGCTTATAAATTAGTAAATGAAGGCAAAAAAATTGTTCTTGTAGACAGAAGAGATGTTTGCGGAGGCAGCACCTCTGGAAGTACCGCTTTATTACAATACGAAATTGATGTTCCGCTTCATCAGCTAATCAAGCTTAGAGGCACAAAATGCGCCATAGAAAGTTATCAAAATGGTAAAAAAGCTATTTTCGATCTTCGAAATATCATTGATGCCGTTGGGTGCGACTGCGGTTTCGAATTCAAAAAAAGCATCTATTTTACTACTTTAAAAAAAGATGTTCCTTTTTTAAAAAATGAATTCAAATCGAGAAAACAACATGGTTTCGAAGTAAGCTGGCTCAGCAGATCTGAATTGCAAAAAATGGGTTTAAACGCAATTGCAGGTATCGAATCTAAAACCGCTGCTGTTATGGATCCGTTTAAACTTGCTAACGAATTGCTTTTTTATTGTCATGAAAAAGGAATGCAGATTTATGACCGAACTAATATTACTGGCATTCAGCATCAAAAAGGGAGAATTATTGCTACTTGCGAAAATAAACACACCATAAAAGCAGACCACATAATACATTGTACGGGTTATGAAAGCACAGAAACGCTGCAAGAAAAAGTAGTCGATTTGAAAAGTACTTATGTAATTACTTCTGAAAGTCAGCCTGATCTGCCAGAACATTTTAAACACGCCATATTTTGGGATACAGCCTCACCTTACCATTACATTAGAACCACAGAAGATAATAGAATCATTATGGGCGGAGGCGATGAAGATTTTAAAGATGCTAATAAACGTGATAAATTGCTTCCTAAAAAAGAAAAATATCTTTTGAGACAATTCTTAAAAAGATTTCCAGATTTAGAGTTTAAAATTGACTATTCTTGGGCAGGAACTTTTGGAGAAACCAAAGACGGACTTCCCTATTTTGGAAAACCAAATTCTAGAAGAAACGAGCATTATTTTTTAGGTTTCGGAGGAAACGGAATTACGTTTAGCGTAATGGCAATGAATTCTATTCTAGATTCTCTTCACAATAAAAAAAATACAGATTTAGAGTATTATAGGTTTGGAAGATAA